A portion of the Juglans microcarpa x Juglans regia isolate MS1-56 chromosome 1D, Jm3101_v1.0, whole genome shotgun sequence genome contains these proteins:
- the LOC121262574 gene encoding SPX domain-containing membrane protein At4g22990-like isoform X1 codes for MVAFGKKLRESQIEEWQGCYINYKLMKKKVNRYTQQIEVGTQNGDNFLMDFSRLLDCEIERIVLFLLEQQGQLATRLSDLREQQHVLLQQPDGSRISELQEAYRAVGCDLLRLLSFVEINAIGLRKILKKFDKRFGYKFTNYYVKTRANHPYSQLRQVFKHVGFGAVVGAISRNLADLQDLQHHQGNYISIYDHPALSHPDPVIDSIRSAVEKLSNSTNYLHFLGRHAFIMEDDLPTPSQDDSADQRYHFMSLLLNLVNTFLYMVNTYIIVPTADSYSLSLGAAATVCGVVIGSMAVAQVFSSVYFSAWSNRSYFRPLVFSSVVLLVGNTLYALAYDLNSISVLLIGRLFCGLGSARAVNRRYISDCVPLKLRMQASAGFVSASALGMACGPALSCLLQTNFKISKLTFNEETLPGWLMTLAWLVYLLWLWISFREPSLETKEAAVPQEVNAGTVFSGLGPLVNVAVEKGFTQPLLVKSEAKQQDEGEDQGCDDIEEDSGEFQKPVTSIVMAYRLLTPSVKVQLFVYFMLKYAMEILLAESSVITGYYFIWTSSSVAIFLACLGLTVLPVNIIVGNYIGNMFEERQVLLASEIMVCFGILLSFQVFIPYSVPQYVGSALITFVSAEVLEGVNLSLLSRVMSSRLSRGTYNGGLLSTEAGTLARVIADGTITVSGYLGESRLLNITLAPALLICISSIIATCFTYNSLY; via the exons ATGGTGGCCTTTGGAAAGAAGCTGAGAGAATCACAAATTGAAGAATGGCAAGG ATGCTACATCAATTACAAATTAATGAAGAAGAAAGTTAATCGATACACACAACAAATTGAGGTCGGAACACAAAACGGTGATAACTTTCTGATGGACTTCTCAAGATTGCTAGACTGCGAG ATTGAAAGGATTGTCCTTTTCCTGCTGGAACAACAAGGGCAACTTGCTACCAGGTTATCCGATCTTAGAGAACAGCAGCATGTTCTTTTACAGCAGCCAGATGGATCAAGAATATCTGAATTACAGGAAGCATATAGAGCAGTTGGATGTGATCTTTTAAGGCTTCTCTCTTTTGTTGAGATCAATGCCATTGGTTTACGTAAGATattgaaaaaatttgataagCGGTTTGGTTATAAGTTCACCAACTACTATGTCAAAACTCGTGCAAACCATCCTTACTCCCAGCTGCGACAAGTTTTCAAGCATGTG GGGTTTGGTGCTGTCGTTGGAGCCATATCTCGCAATCTCGCAGATCTTCAAGATCTTCAACACCATCAGGGGAACTACATATCGATATATGATCACCCTGCTTTATCCCACCCG GATCCTGTCATCGATTCTATTAGGTCAGCTGTAGAGAAATTATCAAACTCAACAAATTACCTTCACTTTTTGGGAAGACATGCCTTTATCATGGAGGACGACTTGCCAACTCCATCTCAAGATGATAGTGCTGACCAGAGATATCATTTTATGTCACTTCTCCTGAACTTGGTAAACACATTTCTATATATGGTCAACACATACATTATAGTTCCGACAGCAGACAGCTACTCCTTGAGCCTTGGAGCTGCAGCAACAGTCTGTGGAGTTGTGATAGGGTCTATGGCTGTTGCTCAGGTGTTTTCTTCAGTTTATTTTAGTGCATGGTCAAATAGATCGTACTTCAGGCCCCTTGTATTTAGTAGTGTTGTCCTTCTTGTGGGAAACACCTTATATGCTCTGGCTTATGATCTGAATTCAATATCTGTTCTTCTGATTGGTCGGCTCTTCTGTGG GTTAGGTTCTGCAAGGGCTGTTAACAGGCGTTATATCAGTGATTGTGTACCGCTCAAATTGAGAATGCAGGCGTCTGCAGGTTTTGTAAGTGCGAGTGCGCTTGGAATGGCATGTGGTCCAGCTCTTTCTTGTTTACTCCAGACGAATTTTAAGATTTCAAAACTTACTTTCAATGAGGAAACATTGCCTGGTTGGCTTATGACTCTTGCGTGGCTTGTCTACTTATTGTGGTTATGGATTTCTTTTAGAGAGCCTTCTCTTGAGACTAAAGAAGCTGCTGTGCCGCAGGAAGTTAATGCTG GCACTGTTTTTTCTGGTCTAGGACCATTGGTAAACGTTGCTGTGGAGAAAGGTTTCACTCAACCATTGCTAGTGAAATCAGAAGCTAAGCAACAAGATGAAGGCGAAGACCAAGGATGTGATGATATTGAAGAAGATTCTGGGGAATTTCAAAAGCCTGTCACGTCAATTGTGATGGCATATAGACTACTTACACCATCAGTAAAG GTTCAACTATTTGTGTATTTTATGCTCAAATATGCCATGGAGATTTTACTTGCTGAATCAAGTGTCATCActggatattattttatttggacaAGCAGCAGTGTGGCAATCTTTCTTGCATGTCTCGGGCTAACAGTGCTTCCAGTAAACATTATTGTTGGAAACTATATCGGCAACATGTTTGAAGAAAG GCAAGTCCTACTGGCATCTGAAATTATGGTGTGTTTTGGTATACTTCTAAGCTTCCAAGTATTCATCCCTTACTCTGTCCCTCAATATGTTGGCTCAGCTCTAATCACATTTGTATCCGCTGAAGTCCTTGAAG GTGTGAACTTATCACTCCTATCTCGTGTCATGTCATCAAGGCTTTCCCGTGGCACATACAATGGTGGACTGCTTTCCACGGAAGCCGGGACCCTGGCTCGAGTAATTGCAGATGGTACAATAACAGTGTCTGGTTATTTGGGTGAGAGTAGACTCTTGAATATCACCTTAGCTCCTGCACTCCTCATCTGTATTTCATCCATCATTGCTACCTGCTTCACCTACAACTCTCTCTACTAA
- the LOC121262574 gene encoding SPX domain-containing membrane protein At4g22990-like isoform X2, translating into MVAFGKKLRESQIEEWQGCYINYKLMKKKVNRYTQQIEVGTQNGDNFLMDFSRLLDCEIERIVLFLLEQQGQLATRLSDLREQQHVLLQQPDGSRISELQEAYRAVGCDLLRLLSFVEINAIGLRKILKKFDKRFGYKFTNYYVKTRANHPYSQLRQVFKHVGFGAVVGAISRNLADLQDLQHHQGNYISIYDHPALSHPDPVIDSIRSAVEKLSNSTNYLHFLGRHAFIMEDDLPTPSQDDSADQRYHFMSLLLNLVNTFLYMVNTYIIVPTADSYSLSLGAAATVCGVVIGSMAVAQVFSSVYFSAWSNRSYFRPLVFSSVVLLVGNTLYALAYDLNSISVLLIGRLFCGLGSARAVNRRYISDCVPLKLRMQASAGFVSASALGMACGPALSCLLQTNFKISKLTFNEETLPGWLMTLAWLVYLLWLWISFREPSLETKEAAVPQEVNAGPLVNVAVEKGFTQPLLVKSEAKQQDEGEDQGCDDIEEDSGEFQKPVTSIVMAYRLLTPSVKVQLFVYFMLKYAMEILLAESSVITGYYFIWTSSSVAIFLACLGLTVLPVNIIVGNYIGNMFEERQVLLASEIMVCFGILLSFQVFIPYSVPQYVGSALITFVSAEVLEGVNLSLLSRVMSSRLSRGTYNGGLLSTEAGTLARVIADGTITVSGYLGESRLLNITLAPALLICISSIIATCFTYNSLY; encoded by the exons ATGGTGGCCTTTGGAAAGAAGCTGAGAGAATCACAAATTGAAGAATGGCAAGG ATGCTACATCAATTACAAATTAATGAAGAAGAAAGTTAATCGATACACACAACAAATTGAGGTCGGAACACAAAACGGTGATAACTTTCTGATGGACTTCTCAAGATTGCTAGACTGCGAG ATTGAAAGGATTGTCCTTTTCCTGCTGGAACAACAAGGGCAACTTGCTACCAGGTTATCCGATCTTAGAGAACAGCAGCATGTTCTTTTACAGCAGCCAGATGGATCAAGAATATCTGAATTACAGGAAGCATATAGAGCAGTTGGATGTGATCTTTTAAGGCTTCTCTCTTTTGTTGAGATCAATGCCATTGGTTTACGTAAGATattgaaaaaatttgataagCGGTTTGGTTATAAGTTCACCAACTACTATGTCAAAACTCGTGCAAACCATCCTTACTCCCAGCTGCGACAAGTTTTCAAGCATGTG GGGTTTGGTGCTGTCGTTGGAGCCATATCTCGCAATCTCGCAGATCTTCAAGATCTTCAACACCATCAGGGGAACTACATATCGATATATGATCACCCTGCTTTATCCCACCCG GATCCTGTCATCGATTCTATTAGGTCAGCTGTAGAGAAATTATCAAACTCAACAAATTACCTTCACTTTTTGGGAAGACATGCCTTTATCATGGAGGACGACTTGCCAACTCCATCTCAAGATGATAGTGCTGACCAGAGATATCATTTTATGTCACTTCTCCTGAACTTGGTAAACACATTTCTATATATGGTCAACACATACATTATAGTTCCGACAGCAGACAGCTACTCCTTGAGCCTTGGAGCTGCAGCAACAGTCTGTGGAGTTGTGATAGGGTCTATGGCTGTTGCTCAGGTGTTTTCTTCAGTTTATTTTAGTGCATGGTCAAATAGATCGTACTTCAGGCCCCTTGTATTTAGTAGTGTTGTCCTTCTTGTGGGAAACACCTTATATGCTCTGGCTTATGATCTGAATTCAATATCTGTTCTTCTGATTGGTCGGCTCTTCTGTGG GTTAGGTTCTGCAAGGGCTGTTAACAGGCGTTATATCAGTGATTGTGTACCGCTCAAATTGAGAATGCAGGCGTCTGCAGGTTTTGTAAGTGCGAGTGCGCTTGGAATGGCATGTGGTCCAGCTCTTTCTTGTTTACTCCAGACGAATTTTAAGATTTCAAAACTTACTTTCAATGAGGAAACATTGCCTGGTTGGCTTATGACTCTTGCGTGGCTTGTCTACTTATTGTGGTTATGGATTTCTTTTAGAGAGCCTTCTCTTGAGACTAAAGAAGCTGCTGTGCCGCAGGAAGTTAATGCTG GACCATTGGTAAACGTTGCTGTGGAGAAAGGTTTCACTCAACCATTGCTAGTGAAATCAGAAGCTAAGCAACAAGATGAAGGCGAAGACCAAGGATGTGATGATATTGAAGAAGATTCTGGGGAATTTCAAAAGCCTGTCACGTCAATTGTGATGGCATATAGACTACTTACACCATCAGTAAAG GTTCAACTATTTGTGTATTTTATGCTCAAATATGCCATGGAGATTTTACTTGCTGAATCAAGTGTCATCActggatattattttatttggacaAGCAGCAGTGTGGCAATCTTTCTTGCATGTCTCGGGCTAACAGTGCTTCCAGTAAACATTATTGTTGGAAACTATATCGGCAACATGTTTGAAGAAAG GCAAGTCCTACTGGCATCTGAAATTATGGTGTGTTTTGGTATACTTCTAAGCTTCCAAGTATTCATCCCTTACTCTGTCCCTCAATATGTTGGCTCAGCTCTAATCACATTTGTATCCGCTGAAGTCCTTGAAG GTGTGAACTTATCACTCCTATCTCGTGTCATGTCATCAAGGCTTTCCCGTGGCACATACAATGGTGGACTGCTTTCCACGGAAGCCGGGACCCTGGCTCGAGTAATTGCAGATGGTACAATAACAGTGTCTGGTTATTTGGGTGAGAGTAGACTCTTGAATATCACCTTAGCTCCTGCACTCCTCATCTGTATTTCATCCATCATTGCTACCTGCTTCACCTACAACTCTCTCTACTAA
- the LOC121262574 gene encoding SPX domain-containing membrane protein At4g22990-like isoform X3, protein MKKKVNRYTQQIEVGTQNGDNFLMDFSRLLDCEIERIVLFLLEQQGQLATRLSDLREQQHVLLQQPDGSRISELQEAYRAVGCDLLRLLSFVEINAIGLRKILKKFDKRFGYKFTNYYVKTRANHPYSQLRQVFKHVGFGAVVGAISRNLADLQDLQHHQGNYISIYDHPALSHPDPVIDSIRSAVEKLSNSTNYLHFLGRHAFIMEDDLPTPSQDDSADQRYHFMSLLLNLVNTFLYMVNTYIIVPTADSYSLSLGAAATVCGVVIGSMAVAQVFSSVYFSAWSNRSYFRPLVFSSVVLLVGNTLYALAYDLNSISVLLIGRLFCGLGSARAVNRRYISDCVPLKLRMQASAGFVSASALGMACGPALSCLLQTNFKISKLTFNEETLPGWLMTLAWLVYLLWLWISFREPSLETKEAAVPQEVNAGTVFSGLGPLVNVAVEKGFTQPLLVKSEAKQQDEGEDQGCDDIEEDSGEFQKPVTSIVMAYRLLTPSVKVQLFVYFMLKYAMEILLAESSVITGYYFIWTSSSVAIFLACLGLTVLPVNIIVGNYIGNMFEERQVLLASEIMVCFGILLSFQVFIPYSVPQYVGSALITFVSAEVLEGVNLSLLSRVMSSRLSRGTYNGGLLSTEAGTLARVIADGTITVSGYLGESRLLNITLAPALLICISSIIATCFTYNSLY, encoded by the exons ATGAAGAAGAAAGTTAATCGATACACACAACAAATTGAGGTCGGAACACAAAACGGTGATAACTTTCTGATGGACTTCTCAAGATTGCTAGACTGCGAG ATTGAAAGGATTGTCCTTTTCCTGCTGGAACAACAAGGGCAACTTGCTACCAGGTTATCCGATCTTAGAGAACAGCAGCATGTTCTTTTACAGCAGCCAGATGGATCAAGAATATCTGAATTACAGGAAGCATATAGAGCAGTTGGATGTGATCTTTTAAGGCTTCTCTCTTTTGTTGAGATCAATGCCATTGGTTTACGTAAGATattgaaaaaatttgataagCGGTTTGGTTATAAGTTCACCAACTACTATGTCAAAACTCGTGCAAACCATCCTTACTCCCAGCTGCGACAAGTTTTCAAGCATGTG GGGTTTGGTGCTGTCGTTGGAGCCATATCTCGCAATCTCGCAGATCTTCAAGATCTTCAACACCATCAGGGGAACTACATATCGATATATGATCACCCTGCTTTATCCCACCCG GATCCTGTCATCGATTCTATTAGGTCAGCTGTAGAGAAATTATCAAACTCAACAAATTACCTTCACTTTTTGGGAAGACATGCCTTTATCATGGAGGACGACTTGCCAACTCCATCTCAAGATGATAGTGCTGACCAGAGATATCATTTTATGTCACTTCTCCTGAACTTGGTAAACACATTTCTATATATGGTCAACACATACATTATAGTTCCGACAGCAGACAGCTACTCCTTGAGCCTTGGAGCTGCAGCAACAGTCTGTGGAGTTGTGATAGGGTCTATGGCTGTTGCTCAGGTGTTTTCTTCAGTTTATTTTAGTGCATGGTCAAATAGATCGTACTTCAGGCCCCTTGTATTTAGTAGTGTTGTCCTTCTTGTGGGAAACACCTTATATGCTCTGGCTTATGATCTGAATTCAATATCTGTTCTTCTGATTGGTCGGCTCTTCTGTGG GTTAGGTTCTGCAAGGGCTGTTAACAGGCGTTATATCAGTGATTGTGTACCGCTCAAATTGAGAATGCAGGCGTCTGCAGGTTTTGTAAGTGCGAGTGCGCTTGGAATGGCATGTGGTCCAGCTCTTTCTTGTTTACTCCAGACGAATTTTAAGATTTCAAAACTTACTTTCAATGAGGAAACATTGCCTGGTTGGCTTATGACTCTTGCGTGGCTTGTCTACTTATTGTGGTTATGGATTTCTTTTAGAGAGCCTTCTCTTGAGACTAAAGAAGCTGCTGTGCCGCAGGAAGTTAATGCTG GCACTGTTTTTTCTGGTCTAGGACCATTGGTAAACGTTGCTGTGGAGAAAGGTTTCACTCAACCATTGCTAGTGAAATCAGAAGCTAAGCAACAAGATGAAGGCGAAGACCAAGGATGTGATGATATTGAAGAAGATTCTGGGGAATTTCAAAAGCCTGTCACGTCAATTGTGATGGCATATAGACTACTTACACCATCAGTAAAG GTTCAACTATTTGTGTATTTTATGCTCAAATATGCCATGGAGATTTTACTTGCTGAATCAAGTGTCATCActggatattattttatttggacaAGCAGCAGTGTGGCAATCTTTCTTGCATGTCTCGGGCTAACAGTGCTTCCAGTAAACATTATTGTTGGAAACTATATCGGCAACATGTTTGAAGAAAG GCAAGTCCTACTGGCATCTGAAATTATGGTGTGTTTTGGTATACTTCTAAGCTTCCAAGTATTCATCCCTTACTCTGTCCCTCAATATGTTGGCTCAGCTCTAATCACATTTGTATCCGCTGAAGTCCTTGAAG GTGTGAACTTATCACTCCTATCTCGTGTCATGTCATCAAGGCTTTCCCGTGGCACATACAATGGTGGACTGCTTTCCACGGAAGCCGGGACCCTGGCTCGAGTAATTGCAGATGGTACAATAACAGTGTCTGGTTATTTGGGTGAGAGTAGACTCTTGAATATCACCTTAGCTCCTGCACTCCTCATCTGTATTTCATCCATCATTGCTACCTGCTTCACCTACAACTCTCTCTACTAA
- the LOC121262618 gene encoding ATPase GET3A — translation MATELPEGTLNNILDQESLKWVFVGGKGGVGKTTCSSIISILLSRVRSSVLIISTDPAHNLSDAFQQRFTKTPTLVNGFSNLYAMEVDPNVENDDVGSADGMDGLFSELANAIPGIDEAMSFAEMLKLVQTMDYSVIVFDTAPTGHTLRLLQFPSTLEKGLTKMMSLKSKFGGIISQMTRLFGVDEEFGEDAILGKLEGMKDVIEQVNKQFKDPDLTTFICVCIPEFLSLYETERLVQELTKFEIDTHNIIINQLLYDEEDVESKLLKARMRMQQKYLDQFYMLYDDFHITKLPLLPQEVTGVEALKAFSNNFLSPYQPSTSKGTVEELEQRVSTLRQQLKDAEAELERLRKGKQKV, via the exons ATGGCCACAGAGTTACCGGAAGGAACCTTAAATAACATACTGGATCAAGAGTCGCTCAAGTGGGTCTTTGTGGGAGGAAAAGGTGGCGTGGGCAAGACCACCTGTAGTTCCATCATCTCAATCCTCCTCTCTAGGGTTCGATCCTCTGTTTTGATCATCTCCACTGACCCTGCTCACAATCTCAGCGATGCGTTTCAGCAACGGTTCACCAAGACACCCACTTTGGTTAATGGGTTTTCCAATCTCTATGCTATG GAGGTGGATCCTAATGTGGAAAATGATGATGTGGGCAGTGCCGATGGAATGGACGGCTTATTTTCCGAACTAGCAAATGCAATCCCTGGAATTGATGAGGCTATGAGCTTTGCAGAGATGCTGAA ATTAGTGCAAACAATGGATTATTCGGTCATAGTTTTTGACACTGCCCCAACTGGCCATACACTGCGCTTGTTGCAATTTCCATCAACCTTAGAAAAGGGTCTCACGAAAATGATGTCCTTGAAAAGTAAATTTGGTGGTATAATCAGTCAG ATGACCCGCCTCTTTGGTGTGGATGAAGAGTTTGGTGAGGATGCAATTCTGGGAAAGCTCGAAGGCATGAAAGATGTGATTGAACAagttaataaacaattcaaagaCCCA GACTTGACAACCTTTATCTGTGTTTGCATTCCAGAGTTCCTCTCTCTTTATGAAACAGAGAGACTGGTCCAGGAACTCACCAAGTTTGAGATAGATACACACAATATTATCATTAACCAATTACTTTATGATGAAGAAG ATGTAGAGTCCAAGTTACTCAAAGCTAGAATGCGGATGCAACAGAAGTACCTTGACCAGTTCTACATGTTGTATGATGACTTTCACATCACCAAGTTGCCTTTGCTGCCGCAAGAG GTTACAGGGGTTGAAGCTCTGAAggcattttcaaataattttctgtCACCATATCAACCTTCCACGAGTAAAGGCACAGTGGAGGAGTTGGAGCAAAGAGTATCCACACTGAGGCAGCAGTTGAAAGATGCTGAAGCAGAGCTAGAACGActtagaaaaggaaaacaaaaggtCTGA